From the Psilocybe cubensis strain MGC-MH-2018 chromosome 6, whole genome shotgun sequence genome, the window GGATCCCCTGAAAATTCATGAAGATCATCTGAGACGCCGTGTTGGCGAAGCCATTCGTGGACTTGTTCAGTCTCTACAGAATCGAAGTTAAATCTTGACTGAAGGATAGAACACTGCACATCCCTGCGGAAAATTGGAATGAGTACATACCTTTCTCGACTGCGTCGTTGGACATGAGTGTAATCCAGCTGTCAATGTGGTGGAATGACTATTCAACGTTTGCGATGCCCTTTATATACTTGTTAATACCAACTCAGTACCGTATACATGTGTGACTTCACCAGGTCACTTGCCTTTGTTGTTTGCATACGGAGATTTTCATTGTGCGGATGTTCCAGGTATCTCTACTCAAAAACTACTAAATAAACTAACTATCTCTCTTCATAATAACCCATGGGAAACGGTACCTGAAAGAACCTTTAAATCTAGGTTACACTTAGCATGTTTTTTGGTCTTACAGAGATTCCGCAACACTAGAATTGCCGTGTACAAACAAACAAGCGTTTATTTATGGCTTACCCATGCCCCTTCCAGTATCGTATTCTCATATTGCATCTCTAAATACACAATAAGGTACTTCCTGGAATCTCATCTGTATACCGCTAGCCTCTTGTAAACCTTGCCATACGGTAATTTGTACCAATCAAAGACTTTATAATTGAATGATCACGGCGATGTAATAACTCCTGAGCCAAATATGTTCATCTCCATGTTCAAAATTCCTATGTTGACTCCCGCATGGACTGCTATTATCTATGACATGCGAAGAAGATAACAGAAGATTTTACTCGGTTGTGAGGGCGTGAGTGAGACTGTTCCCCGGTGTAAGATATAATAAAACCATTGGACCACGAAGGAGTATTTAACATCAGTCCTCTCACAACAAGTCGCCAAATAACCACGCTCCTCTGAAGTATGTCAGAAAGCCAAGAAGTCCCAATTGCCACAGACTCGGAGGCAAACACGTACATCATCGTTCTACGTGACGGGGTATCGACGTCGTCATTCCTAAGATCACAGGAAGAACAAGTCAACGCATTCTCTGCTTCCTCCGTCCATGTGTTTGAGCACGTCCTGAATGGGTTTACCGGTGAGCGATTTCATGCACTGCAAGGTTGCTTTACGACTCGGGGAAACTAACGGGCCATTTTCAGGAAGTTTTTCTGAAAGCCATATTGAAAGTATAAAGGCCCACTCAGACGTCAAATACGTGGAAGCCGATGCCAAATGTTATGCATATGGACATCAGTATGCTATTCTTCACCTTCTGTGCAGTGGTTTCAAGATATAATAAATTGTGCATGTTAGATCCGACGCAACATGGAATTTAGCAAGATTGAGTCGGATCGCCCCACTTGAGAAAGTCGAACCCAAGTATCACTACTACTATGATACCCCAGCCGGTAGAGGTGTAGATATCTACATTGTTGGTGAGCAGCCTGATACAAACCTTTTTGAGCAGATACATGGTATTGACGTATCTGAAACAGACACGGGTAAATTATATTACAACTGTGATCATAATATCACTTACCTGCTTTTGATTTGACTCGATTTAGGGATTGATACATCTCATGTAAGATCGTCATTTCTCCACCCGGGTATTGGCTTTGAATTGATAATAATATAATGGTCAGCCATCCTTTGAGAATCGCGCATCTTGGGGAATAACCCTTACAGGAAAGGTAAGTTGGGAACCAATGTATACCGTTCGTCACTGAACCCTATTTTTATTGAAATTTACAGCCCAACGTAGATACCGATGGGTAAGTGCCATGATATAATTACTGTTTCAACATCTTATATCATTTTATTCCAGTCATGGTACGCACGTCGCAGGGATAGCAATGTCGAAGCAATAGTGAGTATGTAACGAACTGTCTTCAAAACCAGGATGATATAATGTGTCATTTTTTCCGTTGTAGCGGCGTTGCCAAAGAGGCAAACGCCATAGCCGTAAAGGTCCTGGAAAATAAGTAAGTAATTGGATGATAAGTAATGTTTATAAACAACTAAACACACTGGCATCAGAGATTCCCGCACCACTTTACTGTTTGATTAATTCCTTTCATTCGTAATAAGCTTCATTGATTATCACTTCAGTGTCAAGGTGTTAGACTGGATACTTATCAATGTCAAATTTACCAAACGTCCAAGTATAGTCAACATGAGCATTGGAGGTGATGCAAGTCAAGCACTTGACGATTCTGTCAAAAAGGTAAGTCAGTCGATTCTTATATTTATTTCGAAATTTTTTACATAGTTTGTTATAGCTGTTTGACACAAAGATATCTGTTGTAGCCGCAGCTGGAAATGATAACAAGGATGCAAAATTCGTTAGCCCTGCTCGCTCTCCCTTTGCAATAACCGTTGGTGCAACTACCTTCCGTGATAAACGGTACAAACATTCAAACTACGGGAGTGTAGTCAATGTATTTGCCCCTGGTAACCATGATCTTATACCTACTTGACTCCTATGAGTAAACCATTTCAGGCGAGGACATAATATCAACCTGGTTGCACGGAGGGAGCACTACATACACTGGCACTTCAATGGTAGCGTCACTGACTCAGAAATTGTACATTTCATAGGCAATTAACCATGAATTACACAGGCTGCACCGCATGTATCTGGACTTATGGCCTGCCTGAAGTCTCTAGAATCAACAAGAATACCTTCAAACTTCTGGGCATACGTACATGGGGGAATATTACATGACATCCGTACGCCTTTCTTGTCTTATCAGCGTTGTATAAAAGCATGACATCAAATTGTAGCGGACAAAACACCTAACCTGCTTGCGTACAACGGATTTTACAATCTTGGTGGCTGGCCCTCGTCGGTCAGTTCGTGGCATGGATGattaattttaattttaatcATATAACACTTTGCAGGCAGCAGATGGAGATGAGACCAATGAGACATCCCGCTCGAGTCATGATCAGCAGTATCTCTACTCATAATTCAAAACCTGTCAACGTTTGCTCAAGCTTAAAAAAATCACATATATACACTAAGAAACACAAATATCAAACAGCTGTCGAGTCATAGTAATATCCAGCGTCCAGGGGCCCCCACATCCCTGATCACGGTGCAATCTCCTGAATTGAGGATATGCGCTGAGATAGTTTCATAACGTACTCTATTCATCACAATAAATGCTCATCAGCAGTATAATTTTGCGAAGGAGAGAATGTGGCTTACCCGTCATTGTGTACCATACTCTGTTGTTTCCAACAAAGGGTACTTCCCCATAATATATGTTTCAATTTTATTAAATGTTGCCTTGTGATTGCAACAGCAGATCGCCAACATTAATACCTGTGCTGGTTTATAGATCTCCCATGGGTCCGGGCCCCAAGGCCATGCATCTTCTAGTGGAATATTATTCGGTATTTTGAGGGTTGAACGAACCACCCTGTCTGTATACTCTGCGGACGGCAGAGCATCCACTTCGTAAGGGGTTAGCACCACACTAGTACGATTGCGCCGCGCACTCCTTCGCGGAGGGGTTTCTCCAACGCGACTCTGAGTCGGACGTGACTTCGGCGCCTTGTGTGGGTGCGCGGAGGCGCCTCGCTTGCGTGCGGGGGCCTGAGGAGAATTATAAGGAATTAGTCCATGAATTTTGACTGATGAATAAAGAGAACGTACCTTCGACGACCTGGCCTTGCCTTTGAGATGATAGGGATCCGACgtggatgacgatgaggaagtTGGCGTTGAAGAGGTGGTTAGAGCATGTGACGTAGATGAGAAGAAGTGAGCGTTTGCTGTAGCTGGAGAAGCCGGAGGCAGTGTCCATGGTGGCATGACAGAAAAGGCCGGATAAGACCTATATGCATACAAACTTGAAGGGAAATTATGTATGTTCTTCATCTCAGAAAATTTAATATCTAGCAGTTTTAATGATAGAAAATTACGCACCGTATATCGACTAGATGATACAGGCTGAGGGATCGGCAATGTGGCGATGGAGCCTGCAGAAGTTGACGGAATCCTCCAGCTAGATGGTGCATGGCTGGTGGTGTTACCAATGTTGAGGTAATCGGAGTCATCGTTATAATTGACGTAGGGCCCCATTTCATTGAACCCTTCCTCCGACTGCTCATCCGACAAGACTGGAAAGTCGTGCACAGATACGGTCTCCTTAACCTTGTCCTTTTTTCATTATTTTCGTAGCTGGGGTCCATGCTATGGTTGGTGAGCTCCTCCATGTCCGGGTACCACATATCTTCCTCTGACTCCGTCTCGGGCTCGTTGTAATTGACGTAGCGCTCCATTTCCCTGAAGCTGAACAATTCCTCTGACTGTTCATCTGACAAGATTGGAGAGTCTTGTGCAGATACAGTGTCCTTAACCTCGTCCTTAGCTGTACAGTTAACATCAGCGCGCTGGAACGACAAAGAGGGGAAAGGGACTGTATACCTTTGATCCTTGTTTGGGTATATTGAGGCATTGGCACTATATCTACAGGATCGTATATTGAGCCTGGAACCGTGCCATGTACTCGTTGATGATGGATGTATCACGTTGAAGTTTACTTTCCCCTCTCTTGCTCGTTGTGACAAAGGCGTGCATTGATGTTTGATGTTGGATTGAAATGCTCGTTGGTGTACTCAATGGCACTATAGCCAATACGAACGGGCGATGGGAATGATTGTGACGGCAATGAACTGATCAAACTGTTTGACAATGCAGTTGCGGTCAGGGCTGTAATAGTGTGGTAGGCATGACATCATTTGCGATAACTGACAAACCATCCGACTCACTTGAAAGGCTGGCAATCTCTCGAAGAGCGTCGATCATCGTGTTTTGTAAGGCTGCGCGATATACGAGGATTTTGGGTAGCAGTAATTCCTGC encodes:
- a CDS encoding Subtilisin-like protease 3, with translation MSESQEVPIATDSEANTYIIVLRDGVSTSSFLRSQEEQVNAFSASSVHVFEHVLNGFTGSFSESHIESIKAHSDVKYVEADAKCYAYGHQSDATWNLARLSRIAPLEKVEPKYHYYYDTPAGRGVDIYIVGEQPDTNLFEQIHGIDVSETDTGIDTSHPSFENRASWGITLTGKPNVDTDGHGTHVAGIAMSKQYGVAKEANAIAVKVLENKDSRTTLLVKVLDWILINVKFTKRPSIVNMSIGGDASQALDDSVKKLFDTKISVVAAAGNDNKDAKFVSPARSPFAITVGATTFRDKRYKHSNYGSVVNVFAPGNHDLIPT